A region of the bacterium genome:
CAGCGTTCATTACCTGTATCTAAATCACGCATCAATGTATGCAGCCCCCGTGAAGAAGGCGGCAAAACAGGTTTTTCAAAAGGATAAAGCCTTGTAACCGGCTTGACAAAAATATGCTTAAAAACAATACCCATTCCTTTTAAAAGTTCCAATAAAAATATTTTTTCTAAAAAGTTACCCATATTTTATCCAAAAATAACTATCCCGATACTTGTTAACCCCAAATTAGCCAAAGCAAGGGGGAGGAGGAATTTCCATCCAAGCTCCATTAGCTGATCATAACGGTACCTGGGGAATGTCCCTCTTACCCATATATAAAGTATCAGGAAAGCATAAACTTTTATCATAAACCATACAGGCCCTGAGAAAAACGGCCCATACCATCCTCCAAAAAATAGAATGGCGGCCAGGGTGGAGGTCGTAAACATATTCATATATTCCGCCAGGAAAAACGCGACAAATTTAAACCCGCTGTATTCAACATGAAAACCGGCCACTAATTCTGTTTCCGCTTCAGGCAAATCAAAAGGGACACGGTTGGTTTCTGCCGCCGCGCAGACTATAAAAATAAAAAATCCTACGGGTTGGAAAAGTATATACCATGCGGATTTCTGGGCTTCAACTATATCTATCAAATTTAACGACCTTGCCATCATCACCGGGCCAAGAACCGCTAATCCCATCGGCACCTCATAACTTATCAATTGAGCTGTTGACCGCAGGCTGCCTAAAAAACCATATTTACTGTTCCCGCCCCACCCGCACGTGGCTATCCCATACACTCCCAGCGAACCCAGCGCAAGCAGATAAAGCAATCCGATATTTAAATTAGACGCGTATATGTTTTTGCTGAAAGGAATGGCGGCAAGGCACATTACCGCGGGCAGGACCGACATAACGGGGGCCATAATAAAAACAATCTTGTCAGCCGCCGCGGGTATAATATCTTCCTTGATAACACATTTAAGGATATCAGCGATCGGCTGTAACAACCCGTGAAAACCGGTATGCATTGGACCTAAACGCCCCTGCATATGGCCTAATACCTTTCGTTCCACCCAGATAATGTAAGCAACGCAAAACATCAAAACGAAAGTAAAAATTATTAAAGACTTTACTATTAAAATCAAAAGAGGCACATTAACTCCTGTAATTTATTTGTAGGGGCAGACCTATCTGTCTGCCCCTACCTGTCAATCTCTCCCAATACTATATCGATACTTGCGATAAACGCGACCATATCGGCAATCATTGCG
Encoded here:
- the nuoH gene encoding NADH-quinone oxidoreductase subunit NuoH, with the protein product MPLLILIVKSLIIFTFVLMFCVAYIIWVERKVLGHMQGRLGPMHTGFHGLLQPIADILKCVIKEDIIPAAADKIVFIMAPVMSVLPAVMCLAAIPFSKNIYASNLNIGLLYLLALGSLGVYGIATCGWGGNSKYGFLGSLRSTAQLISYEVPMGLAVLGPVMMARSLNLIDIVEAQKSAWYILFQPVGFFIFIVCAAAETNRVPFDLPEAETELVAGFHVEYSGFKFVAFFLAEYMNMFTTSTLAAILFFGGWYGPFFSGPVWFMIKVYAFLILYIWVRGTFPRYRYDQLMELGWKFLLPLALANLGLTSIGIVIFG